A stretch of the Clostridium botulinum genome encodes the following:
- a CDS encoding bifunctional 4-hydroxy-3-methylbut-2-enyl diphosphate reductase/30S ribosomal protein S1, with the protein MRKIKLADKAGFCFGVNRAVDTALNCREKYNKPIYTLGPLIHNNDVVKFLKSKDINSIESGDLDSLKENDVIVIRSHGITPKVFDILKEKKIIIADATCPYVAHIHERVRKYYDLGYKIVIVGDSNHPEVIGINGYCNDTAIISKDGLNIRKLPAKVCIVAQTTEKQENFEKVTEKIKPLCDELITFNTICSATKIRQEAASILSQNVDTMVVIGGFHSSNTTKLYEICKKNCKNTVHVENVEQIPKELINSSNNIGVTAGASTPDWIIKEAILKMSEHNNSELNEQLAYMEQNDIQVAIGDTVKGQIISLNEKEAFVNIGYKKDGIIPLKEATRDEDVLMKDLFNVGDEVEAKVISLKNSDDCIVLSKIEIEREEAFKEIENAFNNKSEIIISIKESVNGGIIGRYKGVRVFVPASHVELFHVDDLSTYIGQDMQVKIIEFKVNRKGTKIVASRRELLIKAQAQRQDEAWNSLEKDEVVEGEIRRLTSFGAFVDVNGIDGLLHVSEISWGRVEKPEDVLKIGEKVKVCILDIDKENKKLSLSIKKLTEDPWINIEEKYPIGSIVLGKVVRFADFGAFIQLEPGVDGLVHVSEISYKRINKPSDILKVDEEVKAKILSVNKDGKRLSLSIKEAE; encoded by the coding sequence ATGAGAAAGATTAAATTAGCAGATAAAGCAGGTTTTTGTTTTGGTGTTAATAGAGCTGTAGATACAGCTTTAAATTGTAGAGAAAAATATAATAAACCAATATATACATTAGGACCATTAATACATAACAATGATGTTGTTAAGTTTTTAAAGTCTAAAGATATTAATTCTATAGAATCAGGAGATTTAGATAGCTTAAAAGAAAATGATGTTATAGTAATAAGGTCTCATGGAATAACGCCTAAAGTTTTTGATATTTTAAAAGAAAAAAAAATTATAATAGCTGATGCTACATGTCCTTATGTAGCACATATACATGAAAGAGTAAGAAAATATTATGATCTTGGTTATAAAATAGTTATAGTTGGTGATTCAAATCATCCTGAAGTAATAGGTATAAATGGTTATTGTAACGATACGGCTATTATATCTAAAGATGGATTGAATATTAGAAAGTTACCGGCGAAAGTATGTATAGTAGCTCAAACTACCGAAAAGCAAGAAAATTTTGAAAAGGTAACTGAAAAAATAAAACCTTTATGTGATGAACTTATAACATTTAATACCATATGTAGTGCTACCAAAATAAGACAAGAAGCTGCATCTATATTATCACAGAATGTAGACACTATGGTTGTAATTGGCGGATTTCATAGTTCTAATACAACTAAACTATATGAAATTTGTAAAAAAAACTGTAAAAATACTGTTCATGTTGAAAATGTAGAACAAATACCTAAAGAATTAATAAATTCTAGCAATAATATAGGTGTTACAGCAGGAGCTTCAACACCTGATTGGATTATAAAGGAGGCAATATTAAAAATGAGTGAACACAATAATTCAGAATTAAATGAGCAACTAGCTTACATGGAACAAAATGATATTCAAGTAGCTATAGGTGATACTGTAAAAGGACAAATTATATCATTAAATGAAAAAGAGGCCTTTGTTAATATAGGGTATAAAAAAGATGGTATCATTCCTTTAAAAGAAGCTACTAGAGACGAAGATGTCTTAATGAAAGATTTATTTAATGTAGGTGATGAGGTAGAAGCTAAAGTAATAAGTCTTAAAAATAGTGATGATTGTATAGTACTATCAAAAATAGAAATTGAAAGAGAAGAAGCCTTTAAAGAAATAGAAAATGCTTTTAATAATAAAAGTGAAATAATAATATCGATAAAAGAATCTGTTAATGGAGGAATTATAGGAAGATATAAAGGGGTTAGAGTATTTGTTCCTGCATCACATGTAGAACTTTTTCATGTAGATGATTTAAGTACTTATATAGGACAAGATATGCAAGTTAAAATTATAGAGTTTAAAGTTAATAGAAAAGGAACAAAAATTGTAGCATCTAGAAGAGAATTACTAATTAAAGCACAAGCACAAAGACAAGATGAGGCATGGAATTCACTTGAAAAAGATGAAGTTGTAGAAGGTGAAATTAGAAGATTAACTTCTTTTGGTGCATTTGTAGATGTAAATGGTATAGATGGATTATTACATGTTTCTGAAATTTCTTGGGGCAGAGTAGAAAAACCTGAAGATGTTTTAAAAATAGGTGAAAAGGTTAAAGTATGTATATTAGATATAGATAAGGAAAATAAAAAATTATCTTTATCTATTAAAAAATTAACTGAAGATCCATGGATTAATATAGAAGAAAAATACCCTATAGGATCTATTGTTTTAGGAAAAGTAGTTCGATTTGCTGACTTCGGTGCATTTATACAGTTAGAGCCTGGTGTAGATGGATTAGTACACGTTTCTGAAATAAGTTATAAAAGAATAAATAAACCAAGTGATATATTAAAAGTAGATGAAGAAGTTAAAGCAAAAATTTTAAGTGTAAATAAAGATGGTAAAAGATTAAGCCTAAGTATAAAAGAAGCAGAATAG
- a CDS encoding GNAT family N-acetyltransferase: MYNLDMLNKSNLNEFSNLNELRFKFNKLNKDFLESYYNLNNVQLLLLRKKLRLLKKGDKYIGYIWLGNKINNVCKINSMYIIESSKLLDEYSYLIDNIDVSYPLIYQCQKNKYNFEILSSLGFKKKNGIMEMSQQLRKIKDIYIPDDISFKKFIRGRDEPIRCFIQNTVFESKDRLPLRIEDIYYDEMQEYYCEDASIFMKKGKAYIGYGQIILRERVPFIVNFGILQEHQNKGYGTLFLKYLLNLLYKKDKCFVKINVNPQNYKALTLYKRIGFNENYEKSRWYLSK, encoded by the coding sequence ATGTATAATTTAGACATGCTTAATAAAAGCAACCTAAATGAATTTAGTAATCTAAATGAACTTAGGTTTAAATTTAACAAATTAAATAAAGATTTTTTAGAATCATACTATAATTTAAATAATGTTCAACTACTTTTACTGAGAAAGAAATTAAGACTGTTAAAAAAAGGAGATAAGTATATAGGCTATATTTGGCTAGGAAATAAGATTAATAATGTATGTAAAATTAATTCTATGTACATAATTGAAAGCAGTAAATTATTAGATGAGTATTCATATTTAATAGATAATATAGATGTTTCGTATCCACTAATATATCAATGCCAGAAAAATAAGTATAATTTTGAAATTCTATCTAGTTTAGGATTTAAAAAGAAGAATGGAATAATGGAAATGAGTCAACAATTAAGAAAAATAAAAGATATATATATTCCAGATGATATATCATTTAAAAAGTTTATTAGAGGCAGAGATGAACCTATTCGTTGTTTTATACAAAATACTGTGTTCGAGTCAAAAGATAGATTGCCATTAAGAATTGAAGACATTTATTATGATGAAATGCAAGAATATTATTGTGAAGATGCATCTATATTTATGAAAAAAGGCAAGGCATACATTGGATATGGACAAATTATATTAAGAGAAAGAGTACCATTTATAGTTAATTTTGGTATATTGCAAGAACATCAAAACAAAGGATATGGTACACTTTTTTTGAAATACTTATTGAATCTATTATATAAAAAAGATAAGTGTTTTGTAAAAATAAATGTAAATCCTCAAAACTATAAAGCATTGACTTTATATAAAAGAATAGGCTTTAATGAAAACTATGAAAAATCAAGATGGTATTTGTCCAAGTAA
- a CDS encoding GH25 family lysozyme, whose translation MQSRSSKDIKGIDISKWQTGIDYKKVRETKEVVIIKATEGVDFVDSMFERHYIGCKESGFKIGFYHFFSDKTNPTEQARDFWNAIKGKQLDVLPVLDVETSIRSKTEVTNRCLEFLQEMKRLSGYDCIVYTYTSFAIEKLDSRLAKYPLWIAHYGVSTPGNNGIWNSWVGFQYTDKEWVPGVPNPCDADDFTEEIFIGTRGDNYLPFNTDDNDKLWKESISGQLVKELQMELNRQFNKGLKIDGYFGENTLNACILVRRGAKGNITKIIQERLLAKGYDVGIYGSDGVFGPETKMAVKKFQKNYGLQIDGIVGKETWKALFRK comes from the coding sequence ATGCAAAGTAGAAGTAGTAAAGATATTAAAGGAATTGATATTTCTAAATGGCAGACAGGAATTGACTATAAAAAGGTAAGAGAGACTAAAGAAGTTGTTATAATAAAAGCCACAGAAGGCGTTGATTTTGTAGATTCAATGTTTGAAAGACATTATATAGGTTGTAAGGAATCGGGTTTTAAAATAGGATTTTATCATTTCTTTAGTGATAAAACAAATCCTACTGAACAAGCACGTGATTTTTGGAATGCTATAAAAGGTAAACAATTAGATGTATTACCCGTTTTAGATGTAGAAACTTCAATTAGATCTAAAACCGAAGTTACTAATAGGTGTTTAGAATTTTTACAAGAAATGAAAAGATTAAGTGGATATGACTGTATAGTTTATACCTATACTTCTTTTGCAATAGAAAAATTAGATAGCAGATTAGCAAAATATCCTTTATGGATAGCACATTATGGAGTTAGTACTCCTGGAAATAATGGCATATGGAATAGTTGGGTAGGATTTCAATATACAGACAAAGAATGGGTACCAGGTGTTCCAAATCCATGTGATGCAGATGATTTTACAGAAGAAATATTTATTGGAACCAGAGGGGATAATTATTTACCTTTCAATACTGATGATAATGATAAATTGTGGAAAGAAAGCATAAGTGGACAATTAGTAAAAGAACTTCAAATGGAATTAAATAGACAGTTTAATAAAGGGTTAAAGATTGATGGCTATTTTGGAGAAAATACACTTAATGCTTGTATTTTAGTTCGTAGAGGAGCAAAAGGAAATATAACAAAAATAATACAAGAAAGATTACTAGCAAAAGGTTATGATGTGGGAATATATGGATCAGATGGAGTTTTTGGACCTGAAACTAAAATGGCAGTTAAAAAGTTTCAAAAAAATTATGGACTTCAGATAGATGGAATAGTTGGAAAAGAAACATGGAAAGCATTATTTAGAAAATAG
- the ltrA gene encoding group II intron reverse transcriptase/maturase: protein MNNSNKLQRKQTTQYRGRLVEVEVELQGKQGAQSNNLALAKGERENNVVDDTNNLLEKVLARENMLKAMKRVVANRGSHGIDGMRVDELRGFIIKNWLTIKQKLLEGRYKPSPVRRVEIPKPDGGIRLLGIPTVLDRLIQQALAQELNKIYDPTFSDNSYGFRPNKSAKQAILKSRQYINERHKWVVDIDLEKFFDKVNHDILMERLSRRIKDKRVLKLIRNYLKSGIMINGLKVKSDKGTPQGGPLSPILANIMLDEVDKELEKRGHRFCRFADDCNIYVKSKKAGLRVMASIRKILEGLLKLKVNENKSAVDFVTRRKFLGFSFYFAKGGANIRIHEKSYKRFTNKIRKLTNRNKGISMEYRVYMINQLTIGWINYFGIAKANAKIQKIDSWIRRRLRSCIWKQWKKVKTRGRNLIKLGLPTYKAWEYANTRKGYWRISKSPILDTILNNKYIENLGYKSISKRYQLIHNS from the coding sequence TTGAATAATTCAAATAAATTACAAAGAAAGCAGACAACTCAATATAGAGGTCGCCTTGTGGAAGTAGAAGTGGAACTTCAAGGTAAACAAGGGGCGCAGAGTAATAATTTGGCGTTAGCAAAGGGAGAAAGAGAAAACAATGTAGTAGATGATACTAATAATCTACTTGAAAAGGTTTTAGCTAGAGAAAATATGCTAAAAGCTATGAAAAGAGTAGTTGCCAATAGAGGAAGTCATGGTATTGATGGTATGAGAGTCGATGAACTTCGAGGGTTTATTATCAAAAATTGGCTAACAATTAAGCAAAAGTTATTAGAAGGAAGGTATAAACCTTCACCAGTTAGGAGAGTGGAAATACCAAAACCTGACGGTGGAATTAGATTGCTTGGAATACCTACTGTACTTGATAGATTAATACAACAGGCATTAGCTCAAGAACTTAATAAAATTTATGACCCTACCTTTTCGGATAATAGCTATGGATTTAGACCAAATAAAAGTGCTAAACAAGCTATATTAAAATCAAGACAATATATCAATGAGAGGCATAAATGGGTTGTTGATATAGACTTAGAAAAATTCTTTGATAAAGTTAACCATGATATATTAATGGAAAGACTTTCAAGAAGAATAAAGGACAAAAGGGTACTTAAACTAATTAGAAATTATCTTAAATCTGGAATAATGATAAATGGATTGAAGGTAAAATCAGATAAAGGTACACCGCAAGGTGGTCCATTAAGCCCAATACTTGCTAATATTATGCTTGATGAAGTAGATAAAGAACTTGAGAAAAGAGGTCATAGATTTTGCCGATTTGCAGATGACTGCAACATTTATGTCAAAAGTAAAAAGGCAGGATTAAGAGTTATGGCAAGTATAAGAAAAATACTTGAAGGTTTATTAAAACTTAAAGTTAATGAAAATAAAAGTGCAGTAGATTTTGTGACGAGAAGAAAATTTCTTGGATTTTCATTCTATTTTGCAAAAGGCGGAGCCAATATAAGAATACATGAAAAGTCATATAAAAGATTCACAAATAAAATAAGAAAATTAACAAACCGTAATAAAGGTATAAGTATGGAATATAGAGTTTATATGATTAACCAATTAACGATTGGATGGATTAATTACTTTGGAATAGCGAAAGCTAACGCTAAAATACAAAAAATAGATAGTTGGATAAGAAGAAGGTTAAGGAGTTGTATTTGGAAACAATGGAAAAAGGTTAAAACTAGAGGACGAAACCTCATAAAACTAGGTCTTCCGACCTATAAAGCATGGGAATATGCAAATACAAGAAAAGGCTATTGGAGAATATCCAAAAGCCCAATTCTTGATACAATCTTAAACAACAAATATATTGAAAATCTTGGTTACAAAAGTATATCTAAAAGATATCAGCTAATACATAATTCTTAA
- a CDS encoding esterase/lipase family protein, which yields MRRNPKTKRFISIISVFVFTFVTLLTFTIGKSNTVLAAQNNSITKVNNDYPIILCHGCNGWGREENFGAIAFQSRYYWGGNIDLQQKLINRGFTTYTAAVGPLSSNWDRACELYAQIKGGTVDYGEVHSKKFGHARYGRTYRGFYPLWGTKDNKGNIRKIHLIGHSQGGQTTRMLTQLLAKGSQEERKALGENANNLFKGDNSWISSVVTLASPHDGTTLADMKGTNAVAALGIGAIGSVLGNIPNSDIVFDLKVDQWGLKRKPHESFLSYFTRCNKSRMWYSKDICSVDLSTDGAVAQNIWVKAQPNVYYFSWACCGTMTNPTSILLGHQIANPLKMGDKGLYNLQWFAQAQLMGSYSRHNPRRAIPVIDEKWWPNDGYVNTISQNGPKAGSNDAIVNYNGTPQIGKWNFMGITPMDHEDIIGRHWDGAGEFFNNMAQMLRNLPITD from the coding sequence ATGAGAAGGAATCCAAAAACCAAAAGATTTATATCAATAATTTCTGTTTTTGTATTTACATTTGTAACTTTGTTAACGTTTACTATTGGAAAATCTAACACTGTACTTGCAGCACAAAACAATAGCATAACAAAAGTCAATAATGATTATCCTATCATACTTTGTCATGGATGTAATGGATGGGGAAGAGAAGAAAATTTTGGAGCAATAGCATTTCAATCAAGATATTATTGGGGTGGAAATATTGATTTGCAACAAAAACTTATTAATAGAGGATTTACGACATATACTGCAGCAGTAGGTCCACTTTCAAGTAACTGGGATAGAGCATGTGAACTTTATGCTCAAATTAAAGGTGGTACAGTTGACTATGGTGAAGTACATTCAAAGAAATTTGGACATGCTAGATATGGACGAACATATAGAGGATTTTATCCACTTTGGGGTACAAAAGATAACAAAGGTAACATACGTAAAATTCATCTTATAGGTCATAGTCAAGGTGGACAAACTACTCGTATGCTTACTCAACTTCTTGCTAAAGGAAGTCAAGAAGAAAGAAAAGCATTGGGAGAAAATGCAAATAACTTATTTAAGGGTGATAATTCTTGGATTTCTAGTGTTGTAACATTGGCTTCACCACATGATGGAACTACACTTGCAGATATGAAAGGTACTAATGCTGTAGCAGCACTTGGAATAGGTGCAATAGGATCAGTATTAGGTAATATACCTAATTCAGATATAGTTTTTGATTTAAAAGTTGATCAATGGGGACTTAAAAGAAAACCTCATGAAAGTTTCTTAAGTTATTTTACAAGATGTAATAAAAGTAGAATGTGGTATTCAAAAGATATTTGTTCAGTAGACTTAAGTACAGATGGTGCTGTAGCACAAAATATATGGGTAAAAGCACAACCCAATGTATATTATTTCTCATGGGCATGTTGTGGAACAATGACTAATCCAACAAGCATATTATTAGGTCATCAAATAGCTAATCCTTTAAAAATGGGTGATAAGGGATTATATAATTTACAATGGTTTGCACAAGCTCAGTTAATGGGATCATATAGCAGACATAATCCACGTCGTGCTATACCTGTAATAGATGAAAAATGGTGGCCAAATGATGGTTATGTAAATACTATTTCTCAAAATGGTCCTAAAGCTGGTTCAAATGATGCAATAGTAAATTACAATGGAACTCCTCAAATAGGCAAATGGAATTTCATGGGTATTACACCGATGGATCATGAAGATATAATAGGAAGACATTGGGATGGAGCTGGAGAGTTTTTTAATAATATGGCACAAATGCTTAGAAATCTTCCTATAACAGATTAA